The DNA segment CAACCTCCGATCATCCGCGGTCTGTGGGTGCAGGAGATCGATTGGCTGAAGTCAGCGGACGGAGACACGATGTCATCCACTGAGATCATCCCGCCTCCTCCTCAGTTTACTGACTCAGCCTCGTGCCCCTGTAGCCATGGAGACCTGCACTCCTACATACGCGATAAATGCTGCAGCTGTGCAGATGCATGTGACTGTGTCAGAGGACTGGAGGATGTGTCCGTGTCAGAGGACCAATACAGATCAATAGAGACAGATGACACATCCAGCACTGATGACAGGGAGGACTCAGACTCTGATTGTGGTCTGGACCGGGACTCTGAATCTATCTGCACTCATGAAAGTGACTCAGACTCGTCCTACTGTGCAGAGGATGACAAACGAGTTGAGGCCAGAGTGTCAAATTCGACCTTTGACCTGATGCGTGTGTCTGGTTTTACCTCCTCATCCTGTCATGCTGAGTGGGATTTGGACTCCACGGGGTGTGTGCAAAGCCTGCTGGGATTTTCAGAGTCCGCCTTCACCCCAGACACCGTGAATACGTCCCAGTGCGCCTTTGGTGTTGATGACCTGGGTGATGTTGACACAGTTTTGGACGAACTAAGAGGCAAAGTGATGCGGATGCCGAAGCCGTTTGTTTCACCTTTCTTCAAAGATCTGATCAAACAGACTCTAAGTGACTGGAAACACAACGTTCCTGTGAACGAGGGAGTCTTATTTCATCATGTAAGAGATTTGCATCTACAGTAGTTTACTTCTACTGAACACCGAACACTGATGAGTCAAACATGTCGCATTACTGGTAGCAGGCCAATCAGTTATGTCAgaagtacggtggccctgagagctcaacgcactgctacttaagaaaacatgcaaacagacaaaaaacaaattcagaaaacatcttcattgatttgacaacacatgagctgcaaatactcacaacacaaaggaagtgtttccaggggacacatgtactgttttgtcagtttgcatgtgtttttcttaaacaCTTATTAATTCATTTAGTATCTCACTCCCTTAAAGTTGTGAGACGCACAAGAGGCAGATTAAAATACGAAACTGGGCAAAAATTGAAGCTGCAGAAACCAACATGTCCTCATTCTTAAGCCCCTTGTCAGACATGCTCCGCCTCTAATCGCTCTCTTATCTGAAAAGCACCGTGGCCACTTTTAAGACAAAGGTCACGATGGCAATCATACCAAGTTGGTCTCCGCACAAGTCTGAATTGAACACTCtcagactgcagcagcacaaggtTAAACACGCAGAGACAAATGAACGTCTTCTTCCAATCTCAGTCTTCACCTCTTATTGTGCACGATCAGTTGCATCACACCGCTAAAAGCATGTGGGCCAGACGACCTTCGAGTGCGGTCTGAGCGATCGGATCCCAAATGCTTTCTCAGTGCGTCTCGGATGCattcacacctgtgtttttgatcggatcacctgagacagatgttaattCCAGGTGTTAACAGGTCCTAAGAAACACCACGAAAGAGCTCGTTCTTCTCATGGCAAATCTTTTTGCCTCCCTGTGCGACTGGAGCTGGAGAGGTTATAAAAACCTCTCTCATAACCACAGTATATCAGATGAGAGCAAATAAGAACTGATGCGCGTTAGCGTCCTGTCGGTCAAAGCTTGAGCGTGTCAGACTTTATAAAGCAGGCAGCAGAATTTACTCTCTAATAACTTGACTTGACACTtaactttttactccactactttataatgaagaaatataaagaagcataaatataaaacactatCTGCATTAGTTGACTTTTTTTACTActaaacatgacaaacacatcTGACATGTTATCAGGTTTATAGGTTTGTTATGGTGAATgagttgttgtttatttcctcATCCAGCGgaaacagagcaacattaaTGTTAATCTGAGCCCAGGGTTccctcttcttttagctctgtgtttggtctccaccagctcctgagggaatcatctggctcttcagctgctaaatgctgcactatgttcagctcttcctctctttcacattacacattgaTCAGTCTTTTTACAAGAATATATTTATCagtgaagctttaaaaaaaaacaaaaaaaaatacaagtgtCTCAGCATTGTGCTTTAGATAGATGTGGCCTACTGAAGCTGCAAAGAGGAttcgattaattgattattagaTAGACGAAGCaataaataccaaatattttctctttcctgcttctcaaatgtggaaattggatgtttttctgtgtcataCATGACCGTAAACTGCATATTCTTGGTCCAtggtaaattattattattaatttttcactatttttggcATTTCACAGACAAAAGAATTAATTGATAAAGAATCTGCACATGTATCATTGTTAGTTTCAACCCTAACAACGTACTTGGGTATTTTTAGTTGGACAACAGGCAGTAAACATGTCTGGACATGATGAGGGATCGGGGTGTGTCCAGTGAGAAACAGGCTTTCTGATTTTTGTGTTGACTCTCGCTTTAACTGCTCTGCCTCGTTCTTCAGCCTGTTTCTCTTTCATGCTGACAATGTGTATCCTTGTGCCCTCAAGCAACTGCAGCCCAGTCGCTCTCAgtacagggagggagaggagtaCTGCACCCTTCACCACATCCAGAACGGCTCATACGGTGATGTGTTCAGTGTCCGGGACAAAAGGACTGGATTCGAATGTGCAGCCAAGAGGGTAAGCCAAGAAAGAGTGAGTCACTCGGCACAATCCACCCAAAGCCTTTGAAACAACCTCCTGCTCTTGAGCAGTGAAACGATGATTAAGTTAAAAGTTATTGTGTCTCAGATTCCACTGAGTCATTTCAGCAGTGAGGAGGTGAGCACGTGGAGCGCTCTGGACTCTCCTCGGGTTGTGGAGCTGTTTGGGGCTGTGAGGGAGGGGTTGAACGTCGTGCTCTTCATGGACTTGAAGCCAGGTACACTTCCATCagtataaaaatgattaataaaaccACAACTCTTTCATAATAAGAATTTAACGGTTACAgccaataaaatacaaaactgtaATGTCCCTCCTCAGCTTGTTTGGCACAACTCCTGAAAGAGATGAACTCCCTACCTGAGGATCTGGCCCTGCACTACCTTCACCAGTCACTGGGGGCGCTAGAACACCTGCACCACAGAAAGGTCCTTCACCTGGACGTCAAAggcatgttcatgttcatgtttgtgttttagattAACATGCTGGGTCTGGGCTTAAATATATTTGCCAGTTCCTACATTTTGTTAATAACATTACtgtacttattttatttatttatttctaatgcAGGACTTCTACTTGTATGGggtatttttaagtttttaagtactgctacttttacttaaataaagtaTCTGAGCACTTCCTCCACCACTACACTTATTTGACacctacatttattttgtaGACTAAAATTTCACATACaaagtaattttttaaaaacatttctttattgaattatttgttTAAGCAAAGGAACAACACAAGAAGTTTGCAGATACAACATAtatgacaataaataaacaataatgagtaaaattaaataacaatcACTAAATTATAATCATAGTAATAATGATGGAAAATAGATAAGATAAAAAAGGCTACAGCCCTATATAGATgctaagtaaataaaatatatttataaaatataatgaattgATATTGATTAAGTTACCAAACAGTATAAAATGATCTCCACCTCAAACAGCTGTAGTAATAAATTGCTGTTTACATGTTAATGGATTAATAATAATGACCCAATATTTTGATATATAAATAGCTGAATACTgtaatttacttatttttactAGTATTTTCATACtgtgatattattattaatacctTTTCCTCTTTTGGTTTATATTAACCTATAGTAAAatttgtacatgtacatatattaaagaTATATATGATGAAATTGtatatggtataaaatgttgCATATGGTAacaatatataatgtaatatatataatatatttaattactgcaagtttattaaaacaacatacatataaaaatgcttatatatgtttttcttattaaattcTTGTTAATTTAGCAAATGTCTATTTTCCCATTCTCAGACTGTTggactgtttataatatcaacatatattgacaggctttgggatgtgtatatattaatgtaacatatatctacaatataagcatacatatataaacatacatatctGAATGGGCTAGACATGGATTCCAATTGTTCAAATTTTTTacatattgtttcatttatatgtacatatatttcatatttggaaATTTAtggtatgtacatatattacatttgtgtatggggaTAGTAGATTTGATATTATCAGCAGCACgtacagagagggaggaagccCAGTAAAGCCTCTAGCTGCTGGCTCTACTGTCAGCTAGCATCCGCGGTGATGGTACCTAATCCTAAACTGACACCTCACCCCTAAACCCTCAGTAATCCCCTCTGAGAGGATTGAGTGGGAGGGGGCTCGCTCAAATTAGGCCCCTCCATTGTGCTCTGTGAGCAGTTTCACTCAACCACCAAATGAAGCAGTCTCATCATATCAGATCTTCATGAGGAGgtgggaaaatgtgtgtgtgctttatttTTGGAGATTTTTACCTTGTGCTACCTCCAGACAACTGTTGAGGAGCTGGACCGACAAACCGGCAGAGGCTTTGTTCCCATGTGCCCCCGTCACTCTGACAGCCCCTGACAGCCTCCTGATTTCTCAGTCAACTGTTTCATAATGAGCTCCAAATGAAAACAAGCTGTCTCTCTCAATCCCGTGTGTTGATTTTATTCCAGTTGACAatgtgctgctgtctgcagactgcagagacACATTCCTCTGTGACTTTGGTCTCTCAGAGACATTAGATGACAGCGGATGGAGCACCAAGGCTTTCAGGGGTGAGTGGACTCTGAAGAGTCAGCCATGCACTGTGACAGACGCACAGTCATCCACTCGATATTTAGTGATTCATTTAGTGATcacattaaatttaaatgagCACAACACTGACTGCATAAATATAGTAATTATCATCATGATTATTGtcatatattattacatttacaataagactacccttataaaggatttataaatggtttataattaggttattaaatTGGTTGTTAACacattataaatcataaataaacaattagaAACAAGTTGGAACAGTTTTCAtgcattgatgcaggctcactatttggcaagatcaagttaatgcttactactcattaatcttactaatgaggTACCAGGTAATGACGAGTCTTGttaagtgtaaaacacatcaccatttattaatgagttactaaaCAGCTCATTTTACTAGTTATAAATGTTAGTAACTTATTAGTGAAATTAttgagtagtaagcattaacttgatcttgccatTACTTATACCAATAGTTTACACAGAACCACAAGTATAATGTCATAAAGTCCAAAAACTGACTCAGTAATATTAGTTATATCTACTTCAAGTTTGCTAACTTTGGCTAAGCTACCGGTCACACCAGAACAATTGAGGCTGTAGCAGTGAAACTCCTGCGTGCATTGGATTGAGAAATGTTGTATGTTATAACTTATATCTTTGCATAaggaagttgttgttgtttgtctttcaaAAGTTACACAGACTcactttaaatgattttgaCTCCAGAGGTCACCACACATGAGGTTACATTTCTTGAGTTTAAATTTTGGTGGCAACTTGAgcgtttatattttattcaaacaagATAAACATAACGGGGGGAAGTTGGATGACTTCATTCAGTCACACCAAGGAGTTTAGATTATGGGTAATACACACAACCAATCTGAAACTGTTCATGATATTCCTCTGTAAAGACGAATGAGCCGTGCAAACAGAAACGAAAGCCACGGGACAGTAACAGGTCAACGATGCAGGGATGACAATTAATGAATTCACTGTTTGTCTGTAGGAGCTGCCTTCCCGGGCACAGAGACCCACATGGCCCCGGAGGTGGCTCGAGGGGATCAGCTCTGCGCCAAGGCAGATGTGTGGAGCAGCTGTTGTATGCTACTGCACATGCTCAACGGCTGCCACCCATGGATACGGTACTATTCCCATCCGCTGTGtctgcaggtaaaaaaaaaaatctcttcaaTCTTTTATTCTAAAATCATTTTCACCATGAATTGGACGAAAATGAAGTGAGGCGTTCTCACGTTTCTTCTCATCTCTTTTCTCAGATCGTCAACGAGCCTCCGCCTCTGTGGGAGGTGCCGTCCACCTGTAACAACTTCACGGCCAAGGTGTTCAGGGCCGGACTCCAGAAGGACCCCGACAGACGAGTATCTGCAAAGGAGCTCAGGAGGAAAACCACCAAGGCCCTCAGAGCAGGTAAAACTAAGTAGTTGAACTGTACTTGTGCAACACATTGTTAAAGGTTAAACCAATAATATTCAATAAGAAAAGCATCACTGCTGCTATTGTTGCGTTGACATCTGCATCATCAAGTGAACGTTTGCTCCACAGTTGGAGGTCTGAGTCCCTGGTCTGTCAAAACCGCCTGTGAGATTCTGCATCATGGCAAGAACCAGACTGAAGACACCCCTTGCTCTTTGTCCCTGGGGAGCACCCCAAACAAACAAtcagctgctgcctcagcaccCACCATGTACTGGGTGAGCCCCTGGAGAACGACAGCAGTGGACTGCGAAGACGTAGACTCAGATCAAGACTCTGAAGTGCAGACAGATTCTTTAACTGGGGATTGGGACTCGCAGCCAAAATCACTACGGGATGAAAAAGATTGGGAAACTGGCTCCGATTCAGAAGTGGACATATACATGGGAGAGGAGGAATTCACTCAGGAGAAATGGCCAAAAAGTGACAAGGACTATGAGGGGGATTGGGAGGAAGagggacaagaagaagaagaggaggagaaggaggaagagtgGGAGTCTTCTGTGTCCACAGAGTACCTCCGCGCTCTCAGAGGCCTTTTCCCTTTGCTGCAGAAAGGCCAGCAGACAAACGACAGTTCATGGGGATCAGAACCAGAGCTGGAATACCTCAGAGACGGTGAGTCAGACAAATAACTCGCCATAAGGACGGCTCAGTGGGCGAATACACtccaaaatcattttcatttaatttgctgCAGCTAGATTTTATTAGGATAATGCTGTAATAAAGTGCAGCTGAGTGAACTCTGACTGGATTACAGATATATTTCTGAGTTGCTGataaatttggatttttttcaggCCTGTCTTAATATGACACTCACATGTCACATGTGCATTGAGTTATTGGTCAGTAGTTTAGAGGTTGTTATTGTTCTTCCTGTCCATACAGGCGACAAAGAGATCCATCCTCCCTGCTCAACCCTAGGTCCTAGAAATGAGGTTTTTCACCTCTAAAAGTTGGTTATGTTGTCAACAGGATTACGCAAAAACTACTGAACGGATTTACACTGTACTTGGTGAAGGTTAGAGAAAGACCTTGCCCCAGTTTATGCTTCTCATGTATCAGCATTCATTCAGGTCACATCCCAGGGGTAACCATCATTTCTGTAAAAGACAATTAACTGGCGATATTTGAAAACCAGACAGTCCTGACGGTATTTTCTGAATCGCCAAAGACCCATCTAACCTGAGGTCTGTACACCTGCCAGGTGACTCCAGGGGACTCCAGAGACGCTCATAAATGCAGCACTTCAATCATTCAGAAATTGCTCCCTCATGAACCGTAGACTGTGTAGAAATGGACGTAGACTCTTGGtctgaaaagtgaagccaatgTGCAAGTGTCTTAAACCTGCATTCTATCGAATGACCATCAGGGGGCGACTCCACTGGTTGCAAAAAGAAGTCTGATTGTGTGGAAGTCTATGGGAAAATGACCATACATCTTACTTCATTTATTACCtcagtaaatgtatttctaatGAGTTTATGATCTCAATCACTAGTTTGAAGTCTTCTTCAGTACaacatgatgttcatttttcagaTGATGGTCCCATTTAGAAGAAAATAGAGAATAAAGCAGGATAGGTTTTAGGGCGTGGCTACCGTGTGattgacacacagacactctgaACCAGTGGtgattgctctaagactgcaagggaagctcagcttcccctaaaatgtcaacaaaataagtggtcatatatctgctgttgtgtgtacatttcattgactaaatatgcgctagaacgcgtttatctttttttcagaatcagctacttatcacaggtacCCGACACGACttccttctcattcatccccgcagcgccacagagctttacccagtgtagacgccgagcgtctactgacttcaatggggaagcaaagagtgggttgttccactgcagcgaaactagacggtcattggataaatgctgggctttgtcccgcccatcggacgctgattgacagcgaaatgagcgaatcagcgatcttgaagtataagcatccaccggagcagttttcaagtttttcattccgttgttcggagttgatctggagacgttactgatcctcagcgactttgtctttgttaaaaacgactagcgttgtgtttggcgactctcttctgtcactctgcgaatttacatataaataaatggacacattttatgatgtaggccgaaaatgagcttcccctccttataagaccagcagccgccactgctCTGAACATTGAACAACATTGGGCAAACTGTGTAGTCCTCtatcatttctaggagacagagTTCAACAGTCTGAGTTAAGCTGAAATTATGCTTCTGAGAAGATACTCGTAAACATCTCACAGAGAAGGGTGTTATGTGATCCCAAATCTCAACAATGCATCTggcagacctcagatcagaacAGAGAAGAAAGTCTAAATGTTTTGCAAGTTTTACGtacaagtataaaaaaaaaaaacagtcaggtGAATGTCTGTGAACAAATTCCACACAGGTTTGTCTACATGAAGCCTTGAGACGTGTGTTTAAGGCTTTAGATAAATCCTTTTACtagcatttcttttttccctgaactgtttttctttcctgagTCCCAGTGGTTGTATGTGGATTTGTTTCTTGGTCAAAAGTACGATTGTTCTGATCGTAGCCTCCTGCTGGCTGCATCACActcactctttgtctttttaaatccaaaaaaaatacaggtgATATTTACTGTCTCACCTCATTCTTTTGAAGCATATTGACACCTTTAGATGCTGAATCATCAGACTGAAGCCCAGGCAGCCATTTATTACCTTTATTACCTGGAGATAGAAATTCATAACTAaaatttcttctgtttttgcaCTAATAGAAATATGTTGTGTCTCACTAGATGTAGCTATTGGCACCATGATCCGGACCCCCTCCCCTGAACCTCGAGATGACCCCCCCTCCTGCTTCAGCTGCTCAGATACATCGCAGATAGATGCCTCAGAGAAGGTGTGCACATATGGATTCAGACACAAATATGTCTATGTGTTCATgtggattaaaataaaaacaattcttcttcttcttttcaaggACTCTGACCATTCATCTGATGACCTGAGCTCCGGAGTCTTTTCCTC comes from the Seriola aureovittata isolate HTS-2021-v1 ecotype China chromosome 21, ASM2101889v1, whole genome shotgun sequence genome and includes:
- the LOC130161966 gene encoding uncharacterized protein LOC130161966 codes for the protein MHAYTDREMAIPRMFNSNTPFIIVTGGSELSFLGKEDDGQGCEEEKDSLVQAIAPHLSRVMQHGTAKHVVTEGRDVSEENPCVSIVAQAEREDFQEFSPTCTQCLYSRSQLLKKHRSLGEESAFVSDTEDEDVAGKLPLHHLQRKQRRKTRSRQSQDEGEQPPIIRGLWVQEIDWLKSADGDTMSSTEIIPPPPQFTDSASCPCSHGDLHSYIRDKCCSCADACDCVRGLEDVSVSEDQYRSIETDDTSSTDDREDSDSDCGLDRDSESICTHESDSDSSYCAEDDKRVEARVSNSTFDLMRVSGFTSSSCHAEWDLDSTGCVQSLLGFSESAFTPDTVNTSQCAFGVDDLGDVDTVLDELRGKVMRMPKPFVSPFFKDLIKQTLSDWKHNVPVNEGVLFHHQLQPSRSQYREGEEYCTLHHIQNGSYGDVFSVRDKRTGFECAAKRIPLSHFSSEEVSTWSALDSPRVVELFGAVREGLNVVLFMDLKPACLAQLLKEMNSLPEDLALHYLHQSLGALEHLHHRKVLHLDVKVDNVLLSADCRDTFLCDFGLSETLDDSGWSTKAFRGAAFPGTETHMAPEVARGDQLCAKADVWSSCCMLLHMLNGCHPWIRYYSHPLCLQIVNEPPPLWEVPSTCNNFTAKVFRAGLQKDPDRRVSAKELRRKTTKALRAVGGLSPWSVKTACEILHHGKNQTEDTPCSLSLGSTPNKQSAAASAPTMYWVSPWRTTAVDCEDVDSDQDSEVQTDSLTGDWDSQPKSLRDEKDWETGSDSEVDIYMGEEEFTQEKWPKSDKDYEGDWEEEGQEEEEEEKEEEWESSVSTEYLRALRGLFPLLQKGQQTNDSSWGSEPELEYLRDDVAIGTMIRTPSPEPRDDPPSCFSCSDTSQIDASEKDSDHSSDDLSSGVFSSCNSQTDRHLEWLASANQPSSYCFEGVDIWIENVQGECLRIRERRQVKVGHVAIGISDQISGKAFTLETLDRKLVSFDQEIKESGVWLRCVPAPDTCQRWRWRVRDGKLELQE